One part of the Trichoplusia ni isolate ovarian cell line Hi5 chromosome 2, tn1, whole genome shotgun sequence genome encodes these proteins:
- the LOC113502023 gene encoding 40S ribosomal protein S9, whose translation MVNNRVPSVFSKTYVTPRRPFEKARLDQELKIIGEYGLRNKREVWRVKYTLARIRKAARELLTLEEKDPKRLFEGNALLRRLVRIGVLDEKQMKLDYVLGLKIEDFLERRLQTQVFKAGLAKSIHHARILIRQRHIRVRKQVVNIPSFIVRLDSGKHIDFSLKSPFGGGRPGRVKRKNLRKGQGGGATNDEEED comes from the exons ATGGTGAACAACAGAGTACCGTCGGTTTTCTCGAAAACCTATGTCACTCCCAGGCGTCCCTTCGAGAAGGCGCGTCTCGACCAGGAGTTGAAGATCATTGGAGAGTATGGTCTCCGCAACAAGCGTGAGGTGTGGCGCGTCAAGTACACGCTCGCTCGCATCCGTAAGGCGGCCCGTGAGCTGCTCACCCTCGAGGAGAAGGACCCTAAAAGGCTGTTCGAAG GTAACGCGCTCCTTCGTCGTCTTGTCAGAATCGGTGTGTTGGATGAGAAACAAATGAAGCTCGATTACGTGCTCGGTCTTAAGATTGAGGACTTCTTGGAGCGTCGTCTCCAGACACAAGTGTTCAAGGCTGGTCTTGCTAAGTCCATCCATCACGCCCGTATCCTCATTAGGCAGAGACACATCCG CGTCCGTAAGCAGGTGGTAAACATCCCATCGTTCATCGTGCGTCTGGACAGCGGCAAGCACATCGACTTCTCGCTGAAGTCGCCCTTCGGCGGCGGCAGGCCCGGCCGTGTCAAGAGGAAGAACCTCCGCAAGGGACAGGGCGGCGGCGCCACCAACGACGAGGAGGAGGATTAG
- the LOC113502016 gene encoding pyroglutamyl-peptidase 1-like yields the protein MSSHLDDLFKPLVLITGFGPFINHPVNASWEAVKIMNKDEIEKKHNVDLVQIEIPVTYENVDEFVPAIWKTHTPKLMIHVGVSSRGKCLEIESQAHRKGYTRPDYFDKCPANNTCTSEGAIRIQTKLDVERISNAFNGDNPPETKIRTEVSKDAARYLCEYIYYTSLSIDSTRTLFVHVPAMDIYTPQETARALERILDLCMEQINELDADLVNKMKEARLEEQK from the exons ATGTCTTCTCATTTAGATGATCTTTTCAAGCCGCTTGTGCTTATAACAGGTTTCGGCCCATTTATAAATCACCCGGTAAATGCAAGTTGGGAAGCCgtgaaaataatgaacaaagaTGAAATCGAGAAGAAACATAATGTAGACTTGGTTCAAATAGAAATACCAGTCACATATGAAAACGTAGATGAATTTGTGCCCGCCATCTGGAAAACACACACACCAAAG ctcATGATCCATGTTGGAGTGTCAAGCAGAGGCAAGTGCTTGGAGATAGAATCCCAAGCCCACAGGAAGGGCTACACCAGACCGGACTACTTTGACAAGTGTCCCGCTAACAACACCTGCACGTCTGAGGGAGCCATCAGGATTCAGACCAAACTTGATGTGGAGCGGATCAGCAACGCATTCAATGGTGATAACCCACCAGAGACGAAAATCAGGACTGAAGTATCGAAGGATGCCGCTAG GTATCTATGCGAGTATATCTACTACACCTCGCTGAGTATAGACAGTACGCGCACTCTGTTCGTGCACGTGCCCGCCATGGACATCTACACCCCGCAGGAGACCGCCCGGGCGCTGGAGCGCATCCTAGACCTCTGCATGGAGCAGATCAACGAGCTGGATGCTGATCTCGTCAACAAGATGAAGGAAGCCAGACTTGAGGAACAAAAATAG
- the LOC113502031 gene encoding pyroglutamyl-peptidase 1-like has product MEDGVTFDMITRKVLMTGFAPFGMIDRNPSWDGVDAIRKEEVEMKHNIELFKEQIEVRYTHVDESVPRLWRELQPDLTIHVGVSDQTDCFLLETKANRKGYEIDDVDGILPDEYQCTANGPDELKTRLDVHVLSKEFNMEPPLEGLETRTSESAGNFLCEYLYYKSLHRDASKTLFIHVPLDQYTTDEIAAGLERILEICLRQVQSRDLYNFRSYQN; this is encoded by the exons ATGGAAGACGGTGTTACATTTGATATGATTACCAGAAAAGTTTTAATGACGGGATTCGCTCCTTTCGGCATGATAGACAGGAACCCAAGCTGGGACGGGGTTGATGCCATCAGGAAGGAAGAAGTGGAAATGAAACACAACATAGAATTATTCAAGGAGCAAATAGAAGTGCGCTACACGCACGTCGATGAATCGGTGCCAAGACTGTGGAGGGAATTGCAACCTGAT TTGACTATTCATGTTGGGGTATCAGACCAGACGGATTGCTTCCTACTGGAAACGAAAGCAAATAGAAAAGGTTATGAGATAGATGACGTGGACGGCATCCTTCCAGATGAATACCAGTGCACTGCTAATGGGCCGGACGAGCTCAAGACCAGGCTGGACGTGCATGTCCTGAGCAAGGAGTTCAATATGGAACCTCCTTTGGAAGGCCTTGAAACCAGGACATCGGAGAGTGCTGGCAA TTTCCTCTGCGAATATTTATACTACAAGTCGTTGCATCGGGACGCGTCGAAGACCTTATTCATCCACGTTCCGCTGGACCAGTACACCACTGATGAGATAGCTGCAGGCCTGGAACGCATCCTCGAGATCTGTCTCCGGCAGGTGCAGAGCAGGGACCTGTACAATTTTAGATCTTACCAGAATTAA